The following proteins are co-located in the Lacticaseibacillus paracasei subsp. paracasei genome:
- the msrB gene encoding peptide-methionine (R)-S-oxide reductase MsrB yields the protein MSDQFEKESKKDLKKRLSPEAYAVTQEAATERPFTGEYDDFYQDGIYVDIVSGEPLFSSQDKYDAGCGWPSFTKPISKLAEHRDQSFGMERVEVRSPSAESHLGHVFTDGPAAKGGLRYCINSAALRFIPVADLEKEGYGDYRQLFKSVH from the coding sequence TTGTCAGATCAATTTGAAAAGGAAAGCAAAAAGGACTTGAAAAAGCGCTTGTCACCAGAGGCTTATGCGGTGACACAGGAAGCAGCGACAGAGCGGCCGTTTACTGGCGAGTACGACGACTTTTATCAAGATGGCATCTATGTCGACATTGTTAGTGGTGAACCGTTATTCTCATCGCAGGACAAGTACGATGCCGGCTGCGGCTGGCCGTCATTCACCAAGCCAATCAGCAAACTGGCTGAGCACCGCGACCAAAGTTTTGGCATGGAACGTGTTGAAGTGCGCAGCCCATCTGCCGAGTCGCATTTAGGCCACGTCTTCACAGACGGTCCAGCTGCAAAAGGCGGGTTGCGCTATTGCATCAACTCAGCTGCGTTGCGGTTTATTCCAGTGGCCGACTTAGAAAAAGAAGGTTACGGGGATTATCGGCAACTCTTTAAGTCTGTTCATTAA
- a CDS encoding cytidine deaminase, whose amino-acid sequence MSVLRTAALAARENAYVPYSHFAVGAAVRVGDRIFSGANVENASYGLSNCAERSAIFAAVSAGYSKLDELLVIADTKGPVAPCGACRQVISEFFGPNAVITLANVAGQSVQTTPQALLPGAFSKGDLNA is encoded by the coding sequence TTGTCAGTTTTGCGTACAGCTGCTTTAGCGGCTCGAGAAAATGCCTATGTTCCGTATTCTCATTTTGCTGTCGGCGCGGCTGTCCGTGTCGGTGATCGCATTTTTTCAGGGGCAAATGTCGAAAATGCTAGTTACGGTCTTAGTAACTGTGCTGAACGCAGTGCTATTTTTGCGGCAGTCAGCGCGGGCTATTCGAAGCTGGATGAATTGCTGGTGATTGCAGATACCAAGGGACCAGTGGCCCCTTGTGGCGCTTGCCGCCAAGTCATTAGCGAATTCTTTGGCCCTAATGCTGTCATCACGCTTGCCAACGTTGCCGGACAGTCAGTTCAAACGACGCCACAGGCTTTACTGCCAGGTGCGTTTTCGAAAGGAGATCTTAACGCTTGA
- the rpsU gene encoding 30S ribosomal protein S21: MAKTVVKKNESLDDALRRFKRTVSKSGTLAEYRKREFYEKPSVRRKLKSEAARKRKKF, from the coding sequence ATGGCTAAGACAGTTGTTAAGAAAAACGAATCTCTCGATGACGCTCTTCGGCGCTTCAAGCGTACTGTATCCAAGTCGGGTACACTCGCTGAATACCGCAAGCGTGAGTTCTACGAGAAGCCTAGCGTACGCCGCAAGCTGAAGTCAGAAGCTGCACGTAAGCGTAAGAAGTTTTAA
- the recO gene encoding DNA repair protein RecO produces MVRQTETFEGLVMSRQNYRESDMLVKILTDRFGKKMFLLNRARKPGFTLGAGILPFTHADYIGEVRESGLSYLSAIKNATQYRQISDDITLNAYAAYIFGLIDLAFPDGRPVGFWFNQIKQALYLIDSGLDPQIIANVIEVQMLKEYGVEPNWRGCVIDGRADLPLDFSESYGGLLCQNHWDKDPHRLHASPRAIFYLRRFSTLDLNKVERINVKPDTKAELRRILDVIYTDMVGVTPKAKRFLDQMHQWQDRLPDDSE; encoded by the coding sequence ATGGTTAGGCAGACTGAAACATTTGAGGGACTGGTTATGTCCCGCCAGAACTATCGCGAATCTGATATGCTTGTCAAAATTTTGACCGATCGATTCGGCAAAAAAATGTTTCTTTTGAACCGGGCCCGTAAGCCCGGTTTTACTTTAGGTGCTGGTATTTTACCGTTTACTCACGCTGATTATATTGGTGAAGTTCGTGAATCCGGTCTATCTTATTTGTCTGCCATCAAAAATGCGACTCAATATCGGCAAATTTCTGATGACATCACCTTAAATGCTTATGCAGCCTATATTTTTGGATTAATCGATCTTGCTTTTCCAGATGGGCGGCCAGTCGGATTCTGGTTTAACCAAATCAAACAAGCCTTGTATCTCATTGATTCTGGCCTCGATCCACAGATTATCGCCAACGTGATTGAAGTCCAGATGCTTAAAGAATATGGCGTTGAGCCTAACTGGCGCGGTTGTGTGATTGACGGTCGCGCCGATTTGCCGCTTGATTTTTCCGAAAGTTATGGCGGTTTGCTGTGCCAAAATCACTGGGATAAAGATCCGCATCGACTTCATGCTAGTCCGCGGGCGATTTTTTACCTGCGACGCTTTAGCACGCTTGATCTCAACAAAGTGGAGCGCATCAACGTCAAACCTGATACCAAAGCAGAATTACGACGAATTTTGGATGTTATCTACACTGATATGGTCGGTGTGACCCCGAAAGCCAAACGTTTTTTGGATCAGATGCATCAATGGCAGGATCGCCTGCCTGATGACTCGGAATGA
- a CDS encoding ISL3 family transposase — MSQYDPTLSVLGIPDHNIKVAFVRHEYRGNGVRRRQYHVIDAELTYRLTRCPLCGFEALHPNGFYTAHVRVLNGVEMPTVIDLHKQRWRCHNCYHTVSAKTPLVQPNHTIAAHMTERIMKLAHERLPVKTIARIIGISASSVQRIIDQNLKLRPARRLPTRLCFDEFRSTHGMMSFICLDADSHRLIALLGDRFNRTIKNFFIAHYSLAERTRVQTVTMDMNAAYQTIIHEVFPKAQVVIDRFHIIQLAARALDQVRVQALKQLDDKHSRPYKIMKTNWRLFHQTAPDAKHKQFLFGLNEYITQQEAIDIALDTEPKLKQTYETYLALHDALMVKKHPAELANLLATYEPNGTAMDMTIAKLKRHKIAVLAAVTSPYSNGPIEGVNRLIKSLKRSCFGFKNQLNFFKRIYQITA, encoded by the coding sequence ATGTCCCAATACGATCCTACACTGTCCGTCCTTGGAATACCAGACCATAATATCAAAGTAGCCTTTGTTCGTCATGAATATCGCGGCAACGGGGTACGTCGCCGCCAGTATCATGTGATTGATGCCGAGCTGACTTACCGGTTAACCCGGTGCCCACTGTGTGGCTTTGAGGCCTTGCACCCTAACGGGTTTTACACGGCCCACGTGCGCGTCCTCAACGGGGTTGAAATGCCGACAGTCATTGACTTGCACAAGCAACGATGGCGCTGTCATAACTGTTACCACACAGTCAGTGCCAAGACGCCACTCGTGCAACCCAACCACACGATCGCCGCTCACATGACAGAACGAATCATGAAGTTAGCGCATGAACGGTTGCCAGTCAAAACCATCGCCCGTATTATCGGAATCTCAGCCTCCTCGGTTCAACGGATCATTGACCAAAATCTCAAACTCCGACCGGCTCGCCGGCTACCCACGCGACTCTGCTTTGATGAGTTCCGTTCCACTCATGGCATGATGTCGTTTATCTGTCTTGATGCCGATTCACATCGTCTGATTGCCTTGCTTGGTGACCGATTCAACCGCACGATTAAAAACTTCTTCATCGCTCATTATTCACTCGCTGAACGCACTCGGGTCCAGACGGTCACCATGGACATGAATGCAGCTTATCAGACGATTATTCATGAGGTTTTCCCCAAGGCCCAAGTCGTCATTGATCGGTTCCATATCATTCAACTTGCGGCTCGTGCCCTTGATCAGGTACGCGTCCAAGCGCTCAAACAGCTTGATGACAAACACAGCCGTCCTTATAAGATCATGAAGACAAACTGGCGGCTTTTTCATCAAACTGCGCCTGACGCTAAACACAAACAGTTCCTGTTTGGTTTGAATGAATACATCACGCAACAGGAGGCCATCGATATCGCACTTGATACTGAGCCCAAGCTCAAGCAAACCTACGAGACCTACTTAGCGCTTCATGATGCTTTGATGGTGAAGAAACATCCCGCGGAGCTGGCAAACCTGTTAGCTACTTACGAGCCAAACGGTACGGCAATGGACATGACGATCGCGAAGCTTAAGCGACACAAAATCGCTGTTCTCGCCGCTGTCACCAGCCCTTATTCCAACGGTCCGATCGAAGGCGTTAACCGCCTCATCAAGTCACTCAAACGATCCTGTTTTGGCTTCAAGAATCAGCTGAACTTCTTCAAACGAATCTACCAAATCACGGCATAA
- the ybeY gene encoding rRNA maturation RNase YbeY produces the protein MDLELFDDDQLLDDKHHDLIKKLVAFCGKQLKLPENTEMSITLVGDDEIERINREYRETDRVTDVISFAIEEGEDDLPLLPGMAKNIGDLFIDPLTVRRHAEDYGHSFERELGYTVVHGFLHLNGYDHIKPEDEAVMIPLQKKILAAYGLTR, from the coding sequence ATGGACTTAGAATTATTCGATGACGATCAACTGCTGGATGACAAGCACCATGATCTCATCAAAAAACTAGTCGCTTTTTGCGGCAAACAGCTTAAGTTGCCTGAAAATACAGAAATGTCGATCACCTTGGTTGGGGATGATGAGATTGAGCGCATCAATCGCGAGTATCGTGAAACCGACCGGGTCACGGATGTTATCAGTTTTGCGATTGAAGAGGGCGAAGACGATTTGCCGCTGCTACCTGGCATGGCAAAGAACATCGGTGATCTTTTCATTGATCCACTGACCGTTCGCCGCCATGCCGAGGATTATGGGCACAGCTTTGAGCGCGAGCTGGGTTACACCGTCGTCCACGGTTTCTTGCATCTTAATGGCTACGACCACATTAAGCCAGAAGATGAAGCCGTCATGATCCCGCTTCAAAAGAAAATCCTCGCAGCTTATGGCCTTACCAGATAA
- a CDS encoding diacylglycerol kinase, with the protein MALPDKQVGKNKHFIQSARHALDGLKVFFVDENNFKREFLSATLVIVAGVVLQVSAFSWFVLVLAILLVFLGELLNTIVENVVDFIVGDQYDARAKKIKDMSAGAVLIVSLIAVVAGIYVFGPPLLALFRSW; encoded by the coding sequence ATGGCCTTACCAGATAAACAAGTTGGCAAGAATAAACATTTCATCCAAAGTGCCCGTCACGCGCTCGATGGGCTGAAGGTGTTTTTTGTCGACGAAAATAATTTTAAGCGCGAATTTCTGAGTGCAACTCTGGTCATTGTTGCCGGCGTTGTCTTACAAGTTTCCGCTTTTTCATGGTTCGTGTTAGTTCTGGCAATCTTGTTGGTGTTTCTTGGCGAGTTGTTGAACACGATCGTTGAAAATGTTGTTGATTTTATTGTTGGCGATCAATATGACGCGCGCGCGAAGAAGATTAAGGACATGAGTGCCGGCGCGGTGCTCATCGTGTCGTTGATTGCCGTCGTCGCCGGTATTTATGTCTTTGGGCCACCACTTTTGGCCCTTTTTAGGAGTTGGTAA
- a CDS encoding pyruvate, water dikinase regulatory protein yields MTQELNLYIMSDSVGETGLRLAQAVAAQFPNFEAHYVRFPFIHTEEKIYSALDEAKKENALAIMTFVTSGFAQLATHYAKDQGVIAIDVMSPILSGIKSITHEEPNHVPGAVHDLNERYFDRISAMEFAVLYDDGKDPKGFLEADIVLLGVSRTSKTPLSLFLANRNLKVANLPLVPNAHIPEEIWSVDPKKIVGLTTDASVLMEFRRQRMIAYGLNPDTAYSARDQVNQELKFAEDLYKKIGCMVINTAHRSIEETATLILEHMGLDEFDNTETH; encoded by the coding sequence ATGACGCAAGAATTAAATTTATATATCATGTCGGACTCGGTTGGCGAAACTGGCTTGCGGTTGGCGCAAGCTGTCGCGGCACAGTTTCCCAACTTTGAGGCACATTATGTCCGGTTCCCATTTATTCATACGGAAGAAAAGATTTACAGCGCGCTTGATGAGGCCAAGAAGGAAAATGCCTTGGCAATCATGACCTTCGTGACATCAGGCTTTGCTCAACTTGCAACGCATTATGCCAAAGATCAAGGCGTGATTGCCATTGATGTGATGTCGCCAATTTTAAGCGGGATTAAGTCAATTACGCATGAGGAACCAAATCACGTTCCCGGCGCTGTTCATGATCTTAATGAACGGTATTTTGACCGCATCTCAGCTATGGAATTCGCGGTGCTGTATGATGACGGCAAAGACCCGAAAGGCTTTCTCGAGGCAGATATCGTTTTGCTTGGCGTTTCGCGAACGAGTAAAACACCATTGTCATTGTTTCTCGCTAATCGCAACCTTAAAGTGGCCAACTTGCCGCTGGTACCTAACGCCCATATTCCTGAAGAGATCTGGTCAGTTGACCCGAAGAAGATTGTTGGTTTAACCACGGATGCCTCTGTTTTGATGGAATTCCGGCGCCAGCGAATGATTGCCTATGGCTTGAATCCCGACACCGCTTATTCAGCACGCGATCAAGTCAATCAAGAACTCAAGTTTGCGGAAGATCTGTACAAAAAAATCGGCTGCATGGTGATCAACACCGCCCACCGATCGATTGAAGAAACAGCAACGCTTATTTTGGAACACATGGGTCTTGATGAATTTGATAATACTGAAACCCATTAA
- a CDS encoding deoxyribonuclease IV codes for MLIGANVSMKGSKMLLGAVEEAASYMANTLQFYTGAPQNTRRKPTSEMMIPEGLAAMTEDGISHTVIHAPYIVNLGNTKKPENFTFAVQFMREEVARADALHAYTMPFHPGAHVGAGPEAAIQQIIKGLNEIIDPNQKVTIALETMAGKGTEIGRSFDELAAIIDGVTHNEKLRVTFDTCHTNDAGYDIKKDFDGVLNAFDHIIGLDRLSVIHVNDSKNPQGSHKDRHANIGFGTIGFDALNKIAHHPALAELPKILETPYVGPDKKHQVPPYGAEIKWLKTGDFQPDELRHLMV; via the coding sequence ATGTTAATAGGAGCTAACGTCAGTATGAAAGGGTCAAAAATGTTGCTTGGTGCCGTTGAAGAAGCCGCCAGTTATATGGCTAACACGCTTCAATTCTATACGGGGGCACCGCAAAACACGCGGCGCAAACCAACTAGCGAAATGATGATTCCTGAAGGGCTAGCAGCGATGACGGAAGACGGCATTAGTCATACTGTGATTCATGCCCCGTATATCGTTAATCTCGGCAACACCAAGAAACCGGAAAACTTTACATTTGCGGTGCAGTTCATGCGAGAAGAAGTCGCTCGAGCAGATGCTCTTCATGCCTATACCATGCCTTTTCATCCCGGTGCGCATGTCGGCGCTGGTCCGGAAGCAGCGATTCAGCAAATTATCAAAGGGCTTAATGAGATCATTGATCCTAATCAAAAAGTGACCATTGCCTTGGAAACAATGGCTGGCAAAGGCACGGAGATCGGGCGCTCTTTTGATGAATTAGCTGCCATTATTGATGGTGTGACACATAACGAAAAGCTTCGGGTAACCTTTGATACCTGTCATACCAATGATGCTGGCTATGATATCAAAAAGGACTTTGACGGTGTTCTCAACGCGTTTGATCACATCATTGGCCTTGATCGACTCAGTGTGATTCATGTGAATGACTCGAAAAATCCGCAGGGCAGTCATAAAGATCGGCATGCCAACATTGGCTTTGGCACGATCGGGTTTGACGCCTTAAACAAGATCGCTCATCACCCTGCCTTGGCCGAATTACCCAAGATACTCGAAACCCCGTATGTTGGTCCTGACAAAAAACATCAGGTACCGCCATACGGGGCAGAGATCAAATGGCTAAAAACAGGGGACTTTCAGCCCGATGAGTTACGCCACTTGATGGTTTAA
- a CDS encoding PhoH family protein, giving the protein MAQETSEKIFRLSNPDMAINLVGINDANLTLIEEGLNVQISPFGDELRIHGDTEAVSLTLQLLEAASKLLAQGIKLSPQDIASAVAMAKRGTLEYFADMYSETLLRDAKGQPIRVKNFGQRQYVDAIKHNDITFGIGPAGTGKTFLAVVMAVAAMKAGQVERIILTRPAVEAGESLGFLPGDLKEKVDPYLRPVYDALYAVLGKEHTDRLMDRGVIEIAPLAYMRGRTLDNAFAILDEAQNTTQAQMKMFLTRLGFGSKMIVNGDITQIDLPNNAKSGLLQAEQLLKGISHIAFTQFSAQDVVRHPVVAKIIEAYGRHDLLLQKKTKE; this is encoded by the coding sequence TTGGCACAAGAAACCTCGGAGAAAATTTTCCGTCTTAGTAATCCTGACATGGCGATTAACCTTGTCGGGATCAATGACGCTAATTTGACATTGATTGAAGAAGGATTGAATGTGCAGATCTCGCCTTTTGGGGATGAGTTGCGGATTCATGGTGATACTGAAGCGGTCAGCTTGACATTACAGTTACTTGAGGCGGCTAGTAAGTTATTAGCTCAAGGCATTAAATTGTCACCGCAGGACATCGCTAGCGCCGTTGCGATGGCCAAGCGTGGGACGCTTGAGTATTTTGCTGATATGTACAGTGAAACCTTGTTGCGCGATGCCAAAGGTCAGCCAATTCGGGTCAAAAACTTTGGGCAGCGCCAGTACGTTGATGCCATTAAGCATAACGATATCACGTTTGGCATTGGGCCAGCAGGCACTGGGAAGACATTCTTGGCCGTTGTCATGGCTGTCGCCGCGATGAAGGCAGGCCAAGTTGAGCGGATCATTTTGACTAGACCGGCAGTTGAAGCCGGTGAGAGTCTGGGTTTCTTGCCAGGCGACCTCAAGGAAAAAGTTGATCCCTATTTGCGTCCGGTATATGACGCCCTTTACGCTGTTTTGGGGAAAGAACACACAGATCGGCTCATGGATCGCGGTGTGATTGAAATTGCCCCGTTAGCTTATATGCGTGGCCGAACGTTGGATAATGCGTTTGCCATCCTTGATGAGGCGCAAAATACCACCCAAGCACAAATGAAAATGTTCCTGACCCGCTTAGGTTTTGGCTCAAAGATGATCGTCAATGGGGACATCACTCAAATTGATTTGCCGAACAACGCCAAAAGCGGACTGCTTCAGGCCGAGCAATTACTCAAAGGTATCAGTCACATTGCCTTTACCCAATTTTCGGCACAGGACGTTGTGCGGCATCCGGTTGTTGCAAAGATTATTGAGGCTTATGGTCGACACGACCTGCTGTTGCAGAAGAAGACGAAGGAGTAA
- the era gene encoding GTPase Era — MSEHHSGFVAIIGRPNVGKSTFMNRILGEKIAIMSPKAQTTRNKINGIYTTPDAQIVFVDTPGIHKPKNELDTYMDKAALSTLNQVDAILFMVEADEEKGPGDGYIMRQLAEVKKPVYLIINKIDLVKPDDLLPLIESYQHDYAFAQVFPISATMGNNVDELLTALTDALPVGPQYYPEDQLTDHPEYFVVGELIREKILELTRDEVPHAVAVQVERMKDREGGKLQIEAYIIVERDSQKGIIIGRGGQMLKQIGIRARRDIENLLGDKVNLKLWVRVQKNWRDNNAYLKSLGYNTKDLR, encoded by the coding sequence TTGAGTGAACATCATTCTGGTTTTGTTGCGATTATCGGTCGGCCCAACGTCGGCAAGTCAACGTTTATGAACCGTATTTTAGGTGAAAAAATCGCCATTATGTCGCCAAAGGCTCAGACGACCCGTAACAAAATAAACGGTATCTACACGACTCCTGACGCGCAGATCGTATTTGTCGACACACCAGGTATTCATAAGCCGAAAAATGAGCTGGATACCTATATGGATAAAGCGGCATTGTCAACTTTGAATCAAGTTGATGCCATCTTGTTCATGGTCGAAGCGGATGAGGAAAAAGGCCCTGGTGATGGCTATATCATGCGCCAACTGGCGGAAGTGAAAAAGCCGGTTTATTTGATCATTAATAAAATTGATCTAGTAAAACCTGACGATTTATTGCCGTTGATTGAAAGCTACCAGCATGACTATGCGTTTGCCCAAGTTTTTCCGATTAGTGCAACGATGGGAAACAATGTCGACGAGCTATTGACGGCATTGACCGATGCATTGCCAGTCGGTCCGCAATACTACCCCGAAGATCAGCTCACCGATCATCCTGAGTATTTTGTTGTCGGTGAACTTATCCGCGAAAAAATTCTCGAATTAACTCGCGATGAAGTGCCGCACGCTGTTGCCGTTCAAGTTGAGCGCATGAAAGATCGGGAAGGCGGTAAATTGCAGATCGAGGCGTATATTATCGTTGAACGCGATAGTCAAAAAGGCATCATTATTGGCCGCGGTGGGCAGATGCTTAAGCAGATCGGCATTCGCGCCCGACGTGACATCGAAAACCTGTTGGGCGACAAGGTGAACCTGAAGTTATGGGTTCGCGTCCAGAAAAATTGGCGTGATAATAATGCTTATCTGAAGTCGTTAGGGTACAACACGAAGGATCTTCGATAA
- a CDS encoding GatB/YqeY domain-containing protein, producing the protein MDELNAQMKQSMLAKDKVTLSVVRMLKTALVNEKIKLGHDLSEEEEKSVLATELKQRKESVSEFTKGGRDDLVQQTEAEIKVVERFLPAQLNKAQVGDIVDATIKEVGAKGKQDFGKVMKTLMPKVKGQADGSLVSSVVKEKLS; encoded by the coding sequence ATGGATGAGCTTAACGCTCAGATGAAACAAAGCATGTTAGCCAAGGACAAAGTGACGTTGAGCGTCGTCCGGATGTTGAAGACGGCTTTGGTCAATGAGAAGATTAAACTCGGCCACGACCTTTCTGAAGAGGAAGAAAAGAGCGTTCTTGCGACTGAACTTAAACAGCGCAAGGAAAGCGTTTCTGAATTTACAAAAGGCGGTCGTGATGATCTCGTTCAACAAACCGAAGCTGAAATCAAGGTCGTCGAACGTTTTTTACCAGCCCAGTTAAACAAAGCCCAAGTCGGTGACATCGTTGATGCAACTATCAAGGAAGTTGGCGCCAAGGGTAAGCAAGACTTCGGCAAAGTGATGAAGACGTTGATGCCAAAAGTCAAAGGCCAAGCAGATGGCAGTCTTGTCAGCAGCGTGGTCAAAGAAAAACTTAGTTAA
- a CDS encoding YitT family protein, with amino-acid sequence MEEIDKLIRRHQNWSRLSAAFFYSICVAVALNMFWEPGGVFASGVTGLAQLLATIVRKWFNFSIALPFVSLSTTDLFSTGTLLFFLNVPLFVLAWKAIGHRFTFFTFLAVIFSTIMIRVLGVLTPLTKDPIVCGIFGAVVNGLGTGFALRNNISTGGIDILGIVLRKRTGRTVGTINIMFNILIIFFAGFVNDWPHALYSALAIFINGRVMDSLYTRQQRLQVMIVTARPRQVVNEIQNSMRRGITIVHDAEGAFHHEEKTILFTIISRAEMYDLEQAMRHSDPYAFVSITDSVKILGHFYEPKTD; translated from the coding sequence ATGGAAGAGATTGATAAGCTGATTAGACGACACCAAAATTGGTCACGGCTATCAGCGGCTTTTTTCTATAGTATTTGTGTGGCAGTGGCGCTGAATATGTTCTGGGAACCAGGTGGGGTTTTTGCCAGCGGGGTCACTGGACTAGCGCAGTTATTGGCAACAATCGTGCGAAAGTGGTTTAATTTTTCGATTGCATTGCCTTTCGTATCGTTATCAACAACAGATCTTTTTTCAACCGGGACGCTGCTTTTCTTCCTGAACGTACCGTTGTTTGTGTTAGCATGGAAAGCCATTGGCCATCGGTTCACTTTTTTCACGTTCTTGGCGGTCATTTTTTCGACCATTATGATTCGGGTGCTCGGTGTGCTGACACCGCTTACTAAAGACCCGATTGTCTGCGGGATCTTCGGAGCGGTCGTTAACGGTCTCGGAACGGGGTTCGCCTTGCGGAATAATATTTCAACCGGTGGGATTGATATCCTCGGCATTGTTTTGCGAAAACGCACAGGCCGAACGGTTGGGACAATCAATATCATGTTCAATATTTTGATTATCTTCTTCGCCGGATTTGTCAATGACTGGCCGCATGCGCTGTATTCTGCTTTGGCGATCTTTATCAATGGCCGGGTCATGGATTCGCTTTATACGCGGCAGCAACGACTTCAAGTTATGATTGTCACGGCCCGGCCGCGACAGGTCGTGAATGAGATTCAGAATTCAATGCGGCGTGGCATCACAATTGTTCACGATGCAGAAGGTGCCTTTCATCACGAGGAAAAGACGATTCTGTTCACCATCATTTCGCGGGCAGAAATGTATGATTTAGAACAAGCCATGCGCCACAGTGATCCTTATGCATTCGTCTCGATCACGGATTCGGTCAAAATTCTGGGTCATTTTTATGAGCCGAAAACGGATTAA